In the Flavobacterium acetivorans genome, one interval contains:
- a CDS encoding co-chaperone GroES produces MALNIKPLSDRVLIEPAAAETKTASGIFIPDTAKEKPQKGTVVAVGNGTKEHAMTVKIGDSVLYGKYAGTELKLEGKDYLIMREDDILAII; encoded by the coding sequence ATGGCTTTAAACATTAAACCACTTTCTGACCGAGTTCTTATAGAACCAGCGGCTGCTGAAACCAAAACTGCGTCAGGGATTTTTATTCCAGATACAGCTAAAGAGAAACCACAAAAAGGAACTGTTGTTGCCGTAGGAAACGGAACCAAAGAACATGCAATGACCGTTAAAATAGGTGATAGTGTCCTTTATGGAAAATACGCCGGTACTGAATTGAAATTAGAAGGAAAAGATTACTTGATAATGAGAGAAGACGATATATTAGCGATCATCTAA
- a CDS encoding DedA family protein, translated as MNSFDWKNLIDPLFYIHFDVNGIKLGIYIVLFIVFAETGLFAGFFLPGDSLLFLAGIYNRELIENILFIESDFVNVTLLASMVAVAGILGNMIGYWFGSKSGYYLYNKQDSFWFKRKYLVQSKDFFERHGGRAIIFARFLPIFRTFAPIVAGIVNMERKKFMFYNVVSSLVWSFTLIFAGHYLYGFLLDSYQIDLKEHIELIVIGLVVVTLLPVILKFAKKTPAPEEDK; from the coding sequence ATGAACAGTTTTGATTGGAAGAATTTAATAGACCCGCTTTTTTATATCCATTTTGATGTAAATGGAATAAAATTAGGTATTTACATCGTTTTATTTATTGTGTTTGCAGAAACGGGGCTTTTTGCCGGTTTCTTTTTGCCGGGGGACAGTTTGCTTTTCCTTGCGGGAATTTACAATAGAGAGTTAATAGAGAATATTTTATTCATAGAGAGTGATTTTGTAAATGTGACGCTTTTGGCTTCCATGGTGGCTGTGGCCGGTATTTTAGGGAATATGATAGGTTACTGGTTTGGTTCTAAAAGTGGATATTACTTATATAACAAGCAAGATTCATTTTGGTTTAAGAGAAAATACCTTGTTCAGTCTAAAGATTTTTTTGAAAGACACGGAGGAAGGGCAATTATTTTTGCCAGATTTTTACCTATTTTCAGAACTTTCGCTCCAATAGTAGCGGGAATTGTAAATATGGAAAGAAAGAAATTTATGTTTTATAACGTAGTGAGTTCTTTAGTTTGGTCTTTTACACTGATTTTTGCGGGACATTATTTATACGGTTTCTTACTTGACAGCTATCAAATCGATTTGAAAGAGCATATTGAGTTAATTGTTATAGGTTTGGTTGTTGTTACTCTTTTGCCAGTGATTCTTAAGTTTGCTAAAAAGACGCCTGCGCCTGAAGAAGATAAATAG
- the groL gene encoding chaperonin GroEL (60 kDa chaperone family; promotes refolding of misfolded polypeptides especially under stressful conditions; forms two stacked rings of heptamers to form a barrel-shaped 14mer; ends can be capped by GroES; misfolded proteins enter the barrel where they are refolded when GroES binds) translates to MAKDIKFDIEARDGLKRGVDALANAVKVTLGPKGRNVIIGKSFGGPTVTKDGVSVAKEIELKDPLENMGAQMVKEVASKTNDLAGDGTTTATVLAQAIVKEGLKNVAAGANPMDLKRGIDKAVEAIVADLAKQAKVVGSDSDKIKQIAAISANNDEVIGELIANAFAKVGKEGVITVEEAKGTDTFVDVVEGMQFDRGYLSPYFVTNPEKMEAELESPYILLYDKKVSSLKELLPVLEPVAQSGKPLLIIAEDVDGEALSTLVVNKLRGALKIAAVKAPGFGDRRKAMLEDIAILTGGTVISEERGYTLENTTIEMLGTAKRVTIDKDNTTIVSGAGEADTIKNRVNQIKGQMEATTSDYDKEKLQERLAKLAGGVAVLYVGAASEVEMKEKKDRVDDALHATRAAVEEGIVAGGGVALLRAKNALADLKADNADEATGIQIISRAVESPLRTIVENAGLEGSVVVAKVAEGKDDYGYNAKTDEYVDMLKAGIIDPKKVTRVALENAASVAGMILTTECALIDIKEENAGGMPMGGGMPGMM, encoded by the coding sequence ATGGCAAAAGACATAAAATTTGATATAGAAGCACGTGACGGATTAAAACGTGGTGTGGATGCATTGGCTAATGCAGTAAAAGTAACGCTGGGACCAAAAGGTCGTAACGTAATCATTGGAAAATCTTTTGGTGGTCCAACAGTTACTAAAGATGGAGTTTCGGTTGCAAAAGAAATCGAATTGAAAGATCCATTGGAAAACATGGGTGCTCAAATGGTAAAAGAAGTCGCTTCTAAAACCAATGATTTAGCCGGAGACGGAACTACAACTGCTACTGTTTTAGCACAAGCTATCGTAAAAGAAGGTTTAAAAAACGTTGCTGCTGGAGCAAATCCAATGGACTTGAAAAGAGGAATTGACAAAGCAGTTGAAGCTATTGTTGCTGATCTTGCAAAACAAGCTAAAGTAGTAGGAAGTGATTCTGATAAAATCAAACAAATCGCAGCTATCTCAGCAAACAACGACGAAGTAATTGGCGAATTAATTGCTAATGCTTTTGCAAAAGTGGGTAAAGAAGGAGTAATTACTGTTGAAGAAGCTAAAGGAACAGATACATTTGTTGATGTTGTAGAAGGAATGCAATTTGACAGAGGATATCTTTCTCCTTATTTTGTTACCAATCCTGAAAAAATGGAAGCAGAACTAGAAAGCCCTTACATTTTATTGTATGACAAAAAAGTTTCTTCTTTAAAAGAACTACTTCCTGTTTTAGAGCCAGTTGCTCAATCAGGAAAACCCTTATTAATCATTGCTGAAGACGTTGATGGTGAAGCCTTATCAACTTTAGTTGTAAATAAATTGCGTGGTGCCTTAAAAATTGCTGCCGTAAAAGCACCTGGTTTTGGAGACAGAAGAAAAGCAATGTTGGAAGATATCGCTATCTTAACTGGTGGAACTGTAATTTCTGAAGAAAGAGGTTATACTTTGGAAAACACAACCATCGAAATGTTAGGTACTGCAAAAAGAGTAACGATCGACAAAGATAATACAACGATTGTAAGTGGAGCTGGAGAAGCGGATACAATCAAAAATCGCGTAAACCAAATCAAAGGTCAAATGGAAGCTACAACTTCTGATTATGACAAAGAGAAATTACAAGAGCGTTTAGCTAAATTAGCCGGAGGTGTTGCCGTTCTTTATGTTGGTGCTGCTTCTGAAGTGGAAATGAAAGAGAAAAAAGACAGAGTTGACGATGCTTTACACGCTACTCGCGCAGCTGTTGAAGAAGGAATTGTTGCTGGAGGAGGCGTTGCTTTGTTAAGAGCTAAAAATGCTTTAGCTGACTTAAAAGCTGACAATGCTGACGAAGCAACCGGAATTCAAATTATTTCACGTGCAGTAGAATCTCCACTAAGAACTATCGTTGAAAATGCAGGTCTTGAAGGTTCAGTTGTTGTTGCAAAAGTAGCCGAAGGAAAAGACGACTATGGTTACAACGCTAAAACTGACGAATATGTAGACATGCTAAAAGCTGGAATTATCGATCCTAAGAAAGTAACTCGTGTAGCATTAGAAAATGCAGCATCTGTTGCCGGAATGATATTAACTACTGAATGTGCATTAATCGATATTAAAGAAGAAAACGCTGGCGGAATGCCAATGGGTGGCGGAATGCCAGGAATGATGTAA
- a CDS encoding tetratricopeptide repeat protein, with protein MNVTDYTYLINKPDTITEKQTLDLENVLEEFPFFQSARALRLKGLYNQNSFKYNQALKVTAAYTTDRAVLFDFITSDHFIAIEKKIFDKKALELLDIKVIDSTEFVPEKKPEVKATPLEQSILTSIKEAQTVETKKESTEIEDKLSIGKPLDFSKKETHSFQEWLQLSSTQPIIREVETVSPAKSAFENEEKKKKAELIDKFIETSPKISPVKNGASPVIHIDINKDDNSHLMTETLARVYLEQKKYQKAIQAYEILILKYPEKSSFFADRISDIKILQQNN; from the coding sequence ATGAATGTAACCGATTATACTTATTTAATTAACAAACCAGACACAATAACCGAGAAGCAAACGCTGGACTTGGAAAATGTCTTGGAAGAGTTCCCTTTTTTTCAAAGTGCAAGAGCTTTGAGACTAAAAGGGCTTTACAATCAAAATAGTTTTAAGTACAATCAAGCTTTAAAAGTAACGGCGGCTTATACCACTGATAGAGCCGTTTTGTTTGACTTCATAACATCTGATCATTTCATTGCTATTGAGAAAAAAATATTCGATAAAAAAGCGCTTGAACTTCTTGACATAAAAGTAATTGATAGTACCGAGTTTGTACCAGAGAAAAAACCAGAAGTTAAGGCAACTCCCTTAGAACAATCCATTCTGACTTCTATCAAGGAAGCTCAAACTGTAGAGACTAAAAAAGAATCTACTGAAATTGAAGACAAACTGTCCATTGGAAAACCTTTAGACTTTTCAAAAAAAGAAACGCATTCTTTCCAAGAATGGCTTCAACTTTCCAGTACTCAGCCTATAATTAGAGAAGTTGAAACTGTTAGTCCTGCCAAATCTGCATTCGAAAATGAAGAGAAAAAGAAAAAAGCAGAATTGATAGACAAATTTATTGAGACAAGTCCAAAGATTTCACCGGTCAAGAATGGTGCTTCACCCGTAATTCACATTGACATTAACAAAGACGACAATAGCCATCTGATGACTGAAACTCTGGCTAGAGTCTATTTAGAACAAAAAAAATATCAAAAAGCGATTCAAGCTTATGAAATATTAATTTTGAAATATCCAGAAAAAAGTAGTTTCTTTGCAGACCGCATCTCGGATATAAAGATTTTACAACAAAATAATTAA
- the secG gene encoding preprotein translocase subunit SecG has protein sequence MSTFSIFLVLITIVCFLLIVVIMVQNPKGGGLSSTLGGSTQMGGVQKTTDFLDKSTWTLATILIALILLSSLSFTGTLSDTDSKIIEKTETAAPVQNAPANPAK, from the coding sequence ATGAGCACATTTTCAATTTTTTTAGTTTTAATAACTATAGTTTGTTTTCTATTAATCGTAGTTATAATGGTTCAAAATCCTAAAGGTGGCGGACTTTCTTCTACATTAGGAGGTTCAACTCAAATGGGTGGTGTACAAAAAACAACTGACTTTTTAGACAAAAGTACTTGGACCCTAGCAACTATTTTAATCGCCTTAATATTACTTTCTAGCTTAAGCTTTACAGGAACATTAAGCGATACTGATTCTAAAATTATTGAAAAAACAGAAACTGCTGCTCCTGTGCAAAACGCTCCTGCAAATCCTGCAAAATAG